Proteins found in one Corynebacterium sanguinis genomic segment:
- the pyrH gene encoding UMP kinase produces the protein MLKLGGEMFGGGNVGIDPDVVESVATQIAEVARSGTQVAVVIGGGNFFRGAQLQQRGMDRARSDYMGMLGTVMNCLALQDFLQQKGVDCRVQTAINMAQIAEPYLPLRAARHLEKGRVVIFGAGMGMPYFSTDTTAAQRALEIGCDVLLMAKGVDGVYDDDPRTNPNATLYSEVTPREVIEKGLKVADATAFSLCMDNDMPILVFNLLKEGNIARAVAGERIGTLVK, from the coding sequence ATGCTCAAGCTGGGCGGTGAGATGTTCGGTGGAGGTAACGTCGGGATCGACCCGGACGTGGTGGAGAGCGTCGCTACGCAAATTGCGGAAGTGGCCCGCTCCGGCACCCAAGTGGCGGTGGTGATTGGCGGCGGAAACTTCTTCCGCGGCGCCCAGCTGCAGCAGCGCGGCATGGACCGCGCGCGCTCCGACTACATGGGCATGCTCGGCACGGTGATGAACTGCCTGGCGCTGCAGGACTTCCTGCAACAAAAGGGCGTTGATTGCCGCGTGCAGACGGCGATCAACATGGCGCAGATCGCGGAGCCCTACCTGCCGCTGCGCGCCGCCCGGCACCTGGAGAAGGGCCGCGTGGTCATCTTCGGCGCCGGCATGGGCATGCCGTACTTCTCCACCGACACCACGGCCGCGCAGCGCGCGCTGGAAATCGGTTGCGACGTGCTGCTGATGGCCAAGGGCGTTGACGGCGTCTACGACGACGACCCGCGCACCAACCCCAATGCCACCCTGTACAGCGAAGTCACCCCCCGCGAGGTCATTGAGAAGGGCCTCAAGGTCGCCGACGCCACCGCGTTTTCGCTGTGCATGGACAACGACATGCCGATTTTGGTGTTCAACCTGCTCAAGGAGGGCAACATCGCCCGGGCGGTCGCCGGCGAGCGGATCGGCACGCTGGTGAAGTAG
- a CDS encoding tyrosine recombinase XerC has translation MGNGGSGQLSEAIEDFAEHAELVLGRSPATVKAYRSDLATMLPFASSFGEFTLPTLRAWLADAVSRGLARSTLARRTAAVRAFSSWAHNQGYLDTDCAARLMSPKVNRHLPTVVEAKAAGALVEAEINDDDHHAEALRDRAMLELLYATGMRVAELSTLDVGDIDLGRGAVKVTGKGNKQRIVPFGDAASHAVQRWLTAGRGELAGDTGALFVGSRGKRIDQRQVRRIVERAAVRTGAGEVSPHSLRHSAATHMIEGGADLRVVQELLGHSSLQTTQIYTHVSAQRLKNVYNQAHPRA, from the coding sequence ATGGGTAACGGCGGCAGTGGGCAGCTCAGCGAGGCGATCGAAGACTTCGCCGAGCACGCCGAGCTCGTCCTCGGCCGCTCCCCGGCGACGGTCAAGGCGTACCGCTCCGACCTGGCCACAATGTTGCCCTTCGCCAGCTCATTTGGCGAGTTCACCCTGCCCACCCTGAGGGCTTGGCTTGCCGACGCCGTGTCCCGAGGCCTTGCGCGCTCCACGCTCGCGCGGCGCACGGCGGCAGTGCGGGCGTTTTCCTCGTGGGCACACAACCAGGGCTACCTGGACACCGACTGTGCGGCGCGCCTGATGTCGCCGAAGGTCAACCGGCACCTGCCGACCGTCGTCGAAGCTAAAGCGGCGGGGGCGTTGGTCGAGGCAGAAATTAACGACGATGACCACCACGCCGAGGCGTTGCGCGACCGCGCGATGCTCGAGCTGCTCTACGCCACAGGCATGCGCGTCGCCGAGCTGAGCACACTTGACGTCGGTGACATTGATCTGGGGAGGGGAGCAGTTAAGGTCACTGGCAAGGGCAATAAGCAGAGGATCGTGCCCTTCGGCGATGCTGCGTCGCATGCTGTTCAGCGCTGGCTTACTGCCGGACGCGGTGAGTTGGCAGGCGACACTGGTGCGCTGTTTGTCGGCTCGCGTGGCAAGCGCATTGACCAGCGCCAGGTGCGCCGTATCGTTGAGCGCGCTGCCGTGCGCACCGGGGCGGGGGAGGTCAGCCCGCACTCGCTGCGCCATAGCGCGGCGACCCACATGATCGAAGGCGGGGCTGACCTGCGCGTCGTGCAGGAGTTGCTCGGGCACTCCAGCCTGCAGACGACGCAAATTTATACCCACGTTTCCGCGCAACGACTCAAGAACGTCTATAACCAGGCCCATCCACGGGCTTGA
- a CDS encoding DNA-processing protein DprA gives MSSPESWAYLSRVIEGPSRHLQALLAAGRDADEVAAGVRARASWLGGLARETESRHAWDQPQRDLEAAHVAGFRLVTPDTEGWPGEVITEAFVTGVAISQANLAEAKPDGVAPHALWVKGETNLDQLFARSVAIVGTRASTAYGHHATADLVTGLAGFGYTVVSGGALGIDTVAHESALSAGAPTVVVAACGPGVTYPRRNTELFDRVTSVITEYPPAVTPDRHRFLTRNRLVAGLSQGSVIVEAAFRSGALNTLTWAHYFNRRVMAVPGPILGPGSLGTNLAIQEGRADMVLSAEQIHALFSSVGEIDPDAQLELAFVADDVQRLSRNELRIYDALPLTSRGAAAEDIASRAGLTVALSVHILVELEARGLVVRAGRHWRRGDAPPAPQE, from the coding sequence GTGAGCTCGCCGGAATCGTGGGCCTACCTCAGCCGCGTCATCGAAGGGCCCTCACGACACCTGCAGGCGCTGCTGGCTGCGGGGCGCGACGCTGATGAAGTCGCCGCCGGGGTTCGAGCCCGGGCCAGCTGGCTCGGCGGCTTAGCAAGGGAGACGGAGTCGCGCCACGCCTGGGACCAGCCGCAGCGCGACCTCGAGGCGGCGCATGTTGCGGGGTTTCGCCTTGTCACACCCGACACCGAGGGCTGGCCGGGAGAGGTAATCACCGAGGCGTTTGTCACCGGAGTCGCCATCAGCCAGGCGAACCTCGCCGAGGCGAAACCAGACGGCGTGGCACCCCACGCGTTGTGGGTGAAGGGGGAGACCAACCTGGACCAGTTGTTCGCGCGGTCGGTGGCGATCGTCGGCACGCGGGCGTCGACAGCGTATGGGCACCACGCCACCGCGGATTTGGTCACGGGCCTGGCGGGATTCGGCTATACCGTCGTTTCCGGCGGGGCGCTGGGGATTGACACGGTGGCGCACGAGTCGGCGCTGTCGGCCGGGGCTCCTACCGTCGTCGTCGCTGCGTGCGGGCCTGGGGTGACGTATCCGCGTCGTAACACTGAGCTGTTTGATCGTGTCACTTCGGTGATCACGGAGTACCCGCCTGCGGTCACCCCGGACCGACACCGCTTCCTCACCCGCAACCGGCTGGTCGCGGGCTTGAGCCAAGGCAGCGTCATCGTCGAGGCGGCGTTTCGCTCCGGGGCGCTGAATACCTTGACGTGGGCGCACTACTTCAACCGCAGGGTGATGGCGGTGCCCGGGCCAATCCTCGGGCCCGGCTCGTTGGGGACCAACTTGGCTATCCAGGAGGGGCGCGCGGACATGGTGCTCAGCGCGGAGCAGATCCACGCGCTGTTCAGCAGCGTCGGCGAGATCGACCCCGACGCGCAGCTTGAGCTCGCTTTCGTGGCGGATGATGTTCAGCGCCTCAGCCGCAACGAGCTGCGGATTTACGACGCCCTGCCTCTGACCTCACGCGGAGCCGCGGCCGAGGACATCGCGTCGCGCGCCGGGCTCACCGTCGCCTTGAGCGTGCACATCCTAGTGGAGCTCGAAGCCCGCGGGCTCGTTGTCCGCGCGGGACGGCACTGGCGGCGTGGCGACGCGCCCCCGGCGCCACAGGAGTAA
- a CDS encoding phosphatidate cytidylyltransferase, producing the protein MSRKFKAPKPKNSAGRDLSDAIITGLVLGALVVAALVIGPLGWYPLVAIAVGFAMWEVLTRLREAGFAQPRTLMLILGQVILWSSYPFASGGALGGFAFAVLVLMYHRLFHRGPNLKPDNYLRDTAVGIFVLVWIPLFGSFAAMISIIDENALSGSMFILTFMLCVVASDVGGYVAGVMFGAHPMAPAVSPNKSWEGFAGSLVFGVITGVLAVEFLIHGPWWVGIALGAALVVCATMGDLVESQFKRELGIKDMSNLLPGHGGIMDRLDGMLPAASATYILLNAAAFLSAA; encoded by the coding sequence TTGTCCCGAAAATTCAAGGCGCCGAAGCCGAAGAACAGCGCCGGGCGCGATCTGAGCGACGCGATCATCACCGGGTTAGTCCTCGGCGCGCTCGTCGTCGCTGCGCTGGTTATCGGCCCGCTGGGGTGGTACCCGCTGGTCGCAATCGCGGTCGGCTTCGCAATGTGGGAGGTGCTCACTCGGCTACGCGAGGCCGGTTTCGCGCAGCCGCGCACCCTGATGCTCATCTTGGGCCAGGTGATCTTGTGGTCGTCGTACCCGTTCGCTTCTGGCGGCGCGCTGGGCGGTTTCGCCTTCGCGGTGCTCGTGCTCATGTACCACAGGCTGTTCCACCGGGGTCCGAACCTGAAGCCAGATAACTACCTGCGTGATACCGCGGTAGGCATTTTCGTGCTTGTATGGATCCCACTGTTCGGCTCATTCGCCGCGATGATCTCCATCATCGACGAAAACGCGCTGTCGGGGAGCATGTTCATCCTCACCTTCATGCTCTGTGTTGTGGCGTCGGATGTCGGTGGGTATGTCGCCGGTGTGATGTTCGGCGCACACCCCATGGCGCCGGCGGTGAGCCCCAACAAGTCCTGGGAGGGCTTCGCTGGGTCCCTTGTTTTCGGCGTGATCACGGGCGTGCTCGCGGTGGAGTTTTTGATCCACGGCCCCTGGTGGGTCGGCATCGCGCTCGGCGCCGCTCTGGTCGTCTGCGCGACGATGGGCGACTTGGTGGAAAGTCAGTTCAAGCGCGAGCTGGGCATCAAGGATATGTCGAATCTGCTTCCTGGCCACGGTGGCATCATGGACCGTCTCGACGGCATGCTTCCCGCGGCGTCCGCCACCTACATCTTGCTCAACGCCGCTGCATTCCTCAGCGCGGCGTAG
- a CDS encoding YifB family Mg chelatase-like AAA ATPase has translation MALASTCAATVEGVAAHVVKVEANVGPGLPGMYVVGLGDAAVKESRERIRTAVANSILPWPRTKIMVSLSPAHLPKSGSHFDLPIALAVLASLDPLLRDKLADVLVLGELGLGGTLRRVEGIVPMLTAAHFDTIIVPRANSAEAALVNRGHILVADSLLDVYHWALGRNTLDVAAAAAPAEPPPRPDFRDVAGQADAKFALEVAAAGGHHLFMVGPPGSGKSMLAERVASILPELTLDEKIEATAIHSVSGLPSGAVVEQRPFVAPHASLSKSALIGGGSGHPRPGAVSHAHHGVLFLDEASEIPAATLDALRTPLEKGQVRLTRARREVVYPANFQLILAANPCPCGAEHTTDCRCTATQRAHHLRNVSGPLRDRIDISLATTTRGAVIGRGDAEPSAAIAERVGEARLRSAHRWAAVGESLNARVNATVIRREYPAEDSAMALLAAYLARGELTQRGVDRVLKLAWTLADLENAARPDLGHIAAATQLRAPAAFEVVA, from the coding sequence ATGGCGCTTGCTAGCACCTGCGCGGCCACCGTCGAGGGCGTCGCGGCGCACGTGGTCAAGGTCGAAGCCAACGTCGGGCCCGGCCTGCCGGGGATGTACGTGGTGGGCCTAGGCGACGCCGCCGTCAAAGAATCGCGCGAGCGCATCCGCACCGCGGTGGCCAACTCGATCCTGCCGTGGCCGCGCACGAAGATCATGGTGTCGCTCTCGCCGGCGCACCTGCCGAAATCCGGCTCTCACTTCGACCTACCGATAGCGCTGGCCGTGCTCGCCAGCCTGGATCCGCTGCTGCGCGACAAGCTCGCCGACGTGCTCGTCCTCGGCGAGCTCGGCCTGGGCGGGACGCTGCGCCGCGTCGAGGGGATCGTGCCCATGCTCACCGCCGCACACTTTGACACCATCATCGTCCCGCGCGCCAACAGCGCCGAGGCCGCTTTGGTCAACCGCGGGCACATCCTCGTCGCTGATTCGCTCCTCGACGTCTACCACTGGGCGCTCGGGAGGAACACCCTCGACGTGGCCGCTGCCGCCGCGCCCGCGGAGCCACCGCCGCGCCCAGACTTTCGCGACGTCGCCGGCCAGGCCGATGCGAAGTTCGCGCTCGAGGTCGCGGCCGCCGGCGGGCACCACCTGTTCATGGTTGGCCCGCCCGGGTCCGGAAAATCCATGTTGGCCGAGCGCGTGGCGTCGATCCTGCCGGAGCTGACGTTGGACGAGAAGATCGAGGCCACCGCGATCCACTCGGTTTCCGGGCTGCCGTCGGGGGCGGTCGTTGAGCAGCGCCCGTTTGTCGCCCCGCATGCGTCGTTAAGCAAATCAGCTCTCATTGGCGGCGGCTCGGGGCACCCGCGCCCTGGGGCGGTGAGCCATGCGCACCACGGCGTGCTCTTCCTCGACGAGGCCAGCGAGATCCCCGCGGCCACCTTGGACGCGCTGCGCACCCCCTTGGAAAAGGGGCAGGTCAGGCTCACACGGGCGCGGCGTGAAGTCGTGTACCCGGCGAACTTCCAGCTCATCCTCGCCGCCAACCCCTGCCCGTGCGGCGCGGAGCACACCACGGACTGCCGGTGCACCGCAACGCAGCGGGCGCACCACCTACGCAACGTCTCCGGGCCGCTGCGGGATCGGATCGACATTTCCCTGGCCACGACCACACGCGGGGCCGTGATTGGGCGCGGGGACGCGGAGCCTTCTGCCGCGATCGCCGAACGCGTCGGTGAGGCACGGCTGCGCTCCGCCCACCGCTGGGCGGCGGTGGGGGAGAGTTTGAACGCGCGGGTTAACGCCACTGTGATTCGCCGGGAGTACCCAGCGGAGGATTCCGCCATGGCACTGCTTGCCGCCTATCTGGCGCGCGGCGAGCTGACGCAGCGTGGCGTCGACCGGGTGCTCAAGCTCGCCTGGACGCTCGCCGACCTGGAGAACGCCGCGCGCCCCGATCTTGGCCATATCGCGGCGGCCACGCAGCTGCGTGCGCCCGCTGCCTTCGAGGTGGTCGCGTGA
- a CDS encoding YraN family protein, with protein MAQPNYAENYALALAGEELAASVYADMGYSIIAARVRTKVGEIDLIVRDATGNVVFVEVKTRRGRGFGAAEAVTAKKLRTMRRCAAEWLEDKPYSPVRFDVAEVIATDESMDIRLFEDVDHGAC; from the coding sequence ATGGCGCAACCAAACTACGCCGAAAACTACGCGCTGGCGCTGGCGGGCGAGGAACTCGCCGCGTCCGTTTACGCCGACATGGGATACTCCATCATCGCTGCCCGGGTGCGCACCAAGGTCGGCGAGATCGACCTGATTGTGCGCGATGCGACGGGCAACGTCGTGTTCGTGGAGGTGAAAACCCGCCGCGGGCGCGGTTTCGGGGCGGCAGAGGCGGTTACCGCGAAGAAGCTGCGCACCATGCGTCGCTGCGCCGCGGAATGGCTGGAGGACAAGCCCTACTCGCCCGTGCGTTTCGACGTCGCCGAAGTCATCGCCACCGACGAGAGTATGGACATCCGCCTTTTCGAGGACGTGGACCATGGCGCTTGCTAG
- the rpsB gene encoding 30S ribosomal protein S2 yields MAVVTMRELLDAGVHFGHQTRRWNPKMRRFIFTDRNGIYIIDLQQTLTYIDEAFEFVKETVAHGGTILFVGTKKQAQEPIQEEAERVGMPYVTHRWLGGMLTNFQTVSKRIARMKELQAMDAAEEGYAGRGKKEVLMLNRERIKLERVLGGIADMTKAPSALWIVDTNKEHIAISEAQKLRIPVVAVLDTNCDPDVVNFPIPGNDDAIRAVKLLTHIVGEAVVQGKQQREERQLAAAREAAGDTDAKRQAEAAEAAATAASSDDVSAADAAAAAAAAEASKEQVVAPVEQPHAVRAAEQADAEQPSQISGTESATQA; encoded by the coding sequence ATGGCAGTTGTAACCATGCGCGAACTCCTCGACGCGGGTGTGCACTTTGGCCACCAGACGCGTCGCTGGAACCCGAAGATGCGTCGCTTCATCTTCACCGACCGCAACGGCATCTACATCATCGACCTTCAGCAGACCCTGACTTACATCGACGAGGCGTTCGAGTTTGTCAAGGAGACCGTCGCTCACGGCGGCACGATCCTGTTCGTCGGTACGAAGAAGCAGGCTCAGGAGCCCATCCAGGAAGAGGCCGAGCGCGTCGGCATGCCGTATGTCACCCACCGCTGGCTCGGTGGCATGCTCACCAACTTCCAGACCGTGTCCAAGCGTATCGCCCGCATGAAGGAGCTCCAGGCTATGGACGCTGCTGAAGAGGGCTACGCAGGCCGCGGCAAGAAGGAAGTCCTCATGCTTAACCGCGAGCGCATCAAGCTCGAGCGTGTTCTCGGTGGCATTGCCGATATGACCAAGGCTCCCTCCGCACTCTGGATCGTGGACACCAACAAGGAGCACATCGCGATCTCCGAGGCGCAGAAGCTGCGCATCCCGGTCGTCGCCGTGCTGGACACCAACTGCGACCCGGACGTTGTCAACTTCCCGATCCCGGGCAACGACGACGCCATCCGCGCTGTCAAGCTGCTCACCCACATCGTGGGCGAGGCAGTGGTGCAGGGCAAGCAGCAGCGCGAGGAGCGCCAGCTCGCAGCCGCTCGTGAGGCAGCAGGCGACACCGACGCGAAGCGCCAGGCAGAGGCCGCTGAGGCAGCAGCCACCGCCGCTTCCAGCGACGACGTTTCCGCAGCCGACGCTGCCGCCGCAGCTGCCGCAGCCGAGGCTTCCAAGGAGCAGGTCGTTGCTCCGGTCGAGCAGCCGCACGCAGTGCGCGCCGCCGAGCAGGCCGACGCGGAGCAGCCCTCCCAGATCTCCGGCACCGAAAGCGCCACCCAGGCGTAA
- the frr gene encoding ribosome recycling factor, translating to MIDDVLLDAEDRMSKAVEHTRDELVSIRTGRANPAMFNGVIADFYGAPTPINQMATISVPEPRMLLIKPFDMSTLNEILNAIRNSDLGVNPTDDGQVIRVTVPQLTEERRRELVKQAKQKGEEGKVAIRNVRRQGMEALKKIQKDGDAGEDEVKTAEQTLDKTTSQYVAQVDEIVSKKEAELLEV from the coding sequence ATGATTGATGACGTATTGCTTGACGCGGAAGATCGCATGTCCAAGGCTGTGGAGCACACGCGTGATGAGCTCGTGTCCATCCGCACCGGCCGCGCCAACCCGGCGATGTTCAACGGCGTCATCGCCGACTTCTACGGAGCGCCGACGCCGATCAACCAGATGGCAACAATCTCCGTTCCGGAGCCGCGCATGCTGCTGATCAAGCCGTTCGACATGTCGACGCTCAACGAAATCCTCAACGCTATCCGCAACTCGGACCTGGGTGTCAACCCCACCGACGACGGCCAGGTCATCCGCGTCACCGTCCCGCAGCTCACCGAGGAGCGCCGCCGCGAGCTGGTCAAGCAGGCCAAGCAGAAGGGCGAGGAAGGCAAGGTCGCCATCCGCAACGTGCGCCGCCAGGGCATGGAAGCGCTGAAGAAGATCCAGAAGGACGGCGACGCGGGCGAGGACGAGGTCAAGACCGCCGAGCAGACCCTGGACAAGACCACGTCGCAATACGTCGCCCAGGTCGACGAGATCGTCTCCAAGAAGGAGGCGGAGCTACTGGAGGTCTAA
- a CDS encoding DUF2631 domain-containing protein, whose translation MATHAKEKAPQVYNGVSEADVPSAKFGWSELSSGAIQIAGWISVAFLVGFNFGNHQGHVETIWLVSLAVLIAIGLILFAVRPRLAQVRTVTARNKPIGYQERDWAYDQRTLSGAYADLEDNDLRALNIDPSRVSHLRTLDMPKAEASEQKVVEQRIVAKDTTR comes from the coding sequence GTGGCCACCCACGCGAAGGAAAAGGCACCCCAGGTTTACAACGGCGTATCCGAGGCAGACGTGCCTTCCGCCAAGTTCGGTTGGAGCGAGCTCTCCTCCGGTGCTATCCAGATCGCCGGTTGGATTTCCGTCGCCTTCCTCGTCGGCTTCAACTTCGGCAACCACCAGGGCCACGTCGAGACCATCTGGCTGGTCTCCCTCGCCGTGCTCATCGCCATCGGGCTGATCCTGTTCGCGGTACGCCCGCGCCTGGCCCAGGTCCGCACGGTCACCGCCCGCAACAAGCCGATCGGCTACCAGGAGCGCGACTGGGCCTACGACCAGCGCACCCTCTCCGGCGCCTACGCCGACCTGGAGGACAACGACCTGCGCGCGCTCAACATCGATCCCTCCCGCGTGAGCCACCTGCGCACCCTGGATATGCCGAAGGCGGAAGCCTCGGAGCAGAAGGTTGTGGAGCAGCGCATCGTGGCGAAGGACACCACCCGCTAA
- the tsf gene encoding translation elongation factor Ts, which produces MANYTAADVKRLREATGSGMLDCKKALEESNGDYEKAVEVLRIKGAKDVGKRAERNALEGLVAVHENTIVEINSETDFVAKNAEFKDVAQEIAKAASASKANSQEELANADVSGETAHDVLERLSAKIGEKLELRRARTLEGDNVEVYLHQRSADLPPAVGVLVAYTGDNAEAAHQVALQIAAMKARFLKQEDVPADVIEKERAVQEEITRNEGKPEAAIAKIVEGRMGGFFKDVVLLDQPSLSDSKKSVKQFADEAGIEITDFVRFEVGQA; this is translated from the coding sequence ATGGCGAACTACACCGCTGCAGATGTCAAGAGGCTCCGCGAAGCCACCGGCTCCGGCATGCTTGACTGCAAGAAGGCTCTTGAGGAGTCCAACGGCGACTACGAAAAGGCAGTCGAGGTGCTGCGCATTAAGGGTGCGAAGGACGTCGGCAAGCGCGCCGAGCGCAACGCTCTCGAGGGCCTCGTCGCTGTTCACGAGAACACCATCGTGGAGATCAACTCCGAGACCGACTTCGTCGCTAAGAACGCTGAGTTCAAGGACGTCGCTCAGGAGATTGCGAAGGCTGCATCCGCGTCGAAGGCTAACTCCCAGGAGGAGCTCGCCAACGCTGACGTCTCCGGCGAGACCGCACACGACGTCCTCGAGCGCCTCTCCGCGAAGATCGGCGAGAAGCTCGAGCTGCGCCGCGCTCGCACCCTCGAGGGTGACAACGTCGAGGTTTACCTGCACCAGCGCTCCGCTGACCTGCCGCCGGCCGTCGGCGTGCTCGTCGCTTACACCGGTGACAACGCTGAGGCAGCTCACCAGGTCGCTCTCCAGATCGCTGCGATGAAGGCTCGCTTCCTCAAGCAGGAGGACGTGCCGGCCGACGTCATCGAGAAGGAGCGCGCGGTCCAGGAGGAGATCACCCGGAACGAGGGCAAGCCCGAGGCTGCGATCGCCAAGATTGTCGAGGGCCGCATGGGTGGCTTCTTCAAGGACGTCGTCCTGCTCGACCAGCCGTCGCTGTCCGACTCCAAGAAGTCCGTCAAGCAGTTCGCTGACGAGGCCGGCATCGAGATCACCGACTTCGTTCGCTTCGAGGTCGGCCAGGCTTAA
- a CDS encoding M23 family metallopeptidase: MRRLLLLVLTAVLLTTPAPAHAYVDPTTGKPYATRITRSADIPEKNWLPGHRGVDLALNVGDNVLASGGGTVAFEGVVAGTPVVSIDHPDGIRTTYQPVYAQVKAGERVAEGDVIGRLAPAPRAEHDGLHWGARTGEDTYLNPLTLLEAPAIRLKPVDGPGYRRS; this comes from the coding sequence ATGCGCCGTCTTCTGCTCTTGGTACTCACTGCTGTACTTCTGACCACGCCCGCACCCGCCCACGCTTATGTTGACCCCACAACCGGAAAGCCCTACGCCACGCGTATCACCCGGTCCGCTGATATCCCGGAGAAGAACTGGCTCCCGGGCCACCGCGGTGTTGACCTCGCGCTCAACGTCGGAGACAACGTTCTCGCATCCGGTGGCGGCACCGTCGCGTTTGAGGGCGTCGTCGCCGGCACACCAGTCGTCTCGATCGACCACCCGGATGGGATCCGCACCACCTATCAACCCGTGTACGCCCAGGTCAAAGCCGGCGAGCGGGTCGCGGAGGGAGACGTGATCGGCCGCCTCGCCCCAGCACCACGAGCCGAGCACGACGGGTTGCACTGGGGCGCGCGCACAGGCGAGGACACCTACCTCAATCCGCTGACGCTTCTCGAAGCCCCGGCGATCAGGCTCAAGCCCGTGGATGGGCCTGGTTATAGACGTTCTTGA
- the rlmN gene encoding 23S rRNA (adenine(2503)-C(2))-methyltransferase RlmN, giving the protein MSDFPKIQLLAPKRGMPPKHFADLSKDERIDALKELGLPKFRADQIARHYYGKFEADPLTMTDLPESQRQLVKDALFPTLLTEIRTLETDDGDTTKTLWRLHDGILLESVLMRYPDRATLCISSQAGCGMACPFCATGQGGLDRNLSTAEIVDQVRAAAARMQAEGSRLSNIVFMGMGEPLANYNRVVSAVRQITQAAPDGFGISQRNVTVSTVGLAPQIRKLADEGLSCTLAVSLHTPDDELRDELVPMNNRFSVADVLDAASYYAEQSGRRVSIEYALIRDINDHDFRADMLGKKLHDALGSKVHVNLIPLNPTPGSKWDASPRARQDEFVRRVIAQGVTCTVRDTKGQEIAAACGQLAAEEKTG; this is encoded by the coding sequence ATGAGCGATTTTCCGAAGATCCAGTTGCTGGCACCCAAGCGGGGGATGCCGCCGAAGCACTTTGCCGATTTGAGCAAGGACGAGCGTATCGACGCCCTCAAGGAGCTAGGCCTGCCCAAGTTCCGCGCAGACCAAATCGCGCGCCATTACTACGGCAAGTTCGAGGCCGACCCGCTGACCATGACGGATCTGCCCGAAAGCCAGCGACAGCTGGTCAAGGACGCGCTGTTTCCGACGCTGCTGACGGAGATCCGCACGCTCGAAACCGACGACGGCGACACCACGAAAACCCTGTGGCGGCTGCACGACGGGATTCTGCTGGAATCGGTGCTGATGCGCTACCCCGACCGCGCTACCCTGTGCATCTCCTCGCAGGCGGGTTGCGGCATGGCGTGCCCGTTCTGCGCTACCGGCCAGGGCGGTCTTGACCGTAACCTGTCCACCGCCGAGATTGTCGACCAGGTGCGCGCGGCGGCGGCCCGGATGCAGGCAGAGGGCTCGCGGCTGTCCAACATTGTCTTCATGGGGATGGGGGAGCCGCTGGCGAACTACAACCGCGTCGTCTCCGCGGTGCGCCAGATCACGCAGGCAGCGCCCGACGGCTTCGGCATTTCGCAGCGCAACGTCACCGTGTCCACGGTGGGCCTCGCCCCGCAGATCCGCAAGCTTGCCGACGAGGGCCTATCCTGCACGCTCGCTGTATCGCTGCACACGCCTGACGACGAGCTCCGCGACGAGCTGGTGCCCATGAACAACCGCTTCTCGGTCGCCGACGTGCTCGACGCCGCGAGCTACTACGCGGAGCAGTCGGGCCGCCGCGTGTCCATCGAGTACGCGCTGATCCGCGACATCAACGACCACGACTTCCGCGCGGACATGCTGGGCAAGAAGCTTCACGACGCCCTCGGCTCCAAAGTCCATGTCAACTTAATCCCGCTCAACCCCACGCCGGGGTCGAAGTGGGACGCTTCCCCGCGGGCGCGCCAGGATGAGTTCGTCCGCCGCGTCATCGCCCAGGGCGTCACCTGCACGGTGCGCGACACCAAGGGCCAGGAGATCGCGGCGGCCTGCGGGCAGCTCGCCGCGGAAGAGAAGACGGGCTAA